In Candidatus Caldatribacterium sp., a single genomic region encodes these proteins:
- the alr gene encoding alanine racemase, whose amino-acid sequence MGHGNPHCWMEISRSSLAHNVAVLRRLAHPHGDIMGVVKSNVYGHGVEVVPLLASSGLRKFGVASVEEALELRKASVPGDIYILGGFFPDEAEAIVEEGFIPVVSCREELESLQREGKRQGKPVRFHLKVDTGMGRMGCLPRDFDGAFFSLLSSSFLVLAGVMTHFSSAEKDPEYTEWQFRKFCAFLKRWNLLGKPLEYHCANSAAFLFFPHMRLSLNRIGIALFGVSPNGDAKAAVSLGLQPVTSIKARVKLVKVLPPGFRVGYGGTFVTSRRTKVAVVALGYAQGLFRILSNNLEVLVCGKRAPLIGTVSMDQVMIDVSHIDGVERGDVVTFVGRDGEEEIRVEEVARRAGTIPHEVLCNFGKLRHRLFV is encoded by the coding sequence ATGGGGCATGGAAATCCCCACTGCTGGATGGAGATTTCCCGGAGCAGTTTGGCGCATAACGTTGCGGTGCTTCGGAGGCTTGCACATCCCCATGGGGATATCATGGGGGTTGTGAAGTCAAACGTGTATGGGCATGGAGTCGAAGTTGTTCCTCTCCTTGCCTCTTCTGGTCTTCGGAAATTTGGAGTAGCCTCAGTCGAGGAAGCCCTTGAGCTTCGGAAAGCCTCTGTTCCCGGGGATATTTACATCCTCGGGGGCTTTTTCCCGGATGAGGCGGAGGCCATTGTGGAGGAGGGTTTCATCCCTGTTGTTTCGTGTCGGGAGGAGCTCGAGAGCCTGCAGAGAGAGGGCAAAAGACAGGGGAAGCCGGTTCGCTTCCACCTGAAGGTGGATACCGGTATGGGGAGGATGGGATGCCTCCCCAGGGACTTTGATGGTGCTTTTTTTTCACTCCTTTCCAGTTCTTTCCTTGTCCTTGCAGGGGTCATGACCCACTTTTCAAGCGCCGAGAAGGACCCCGAGTACACAGAGTGGCAATTCCGTAAGTTCTGCGCTTTCCTGAAGCGATGGAATCTTCTCGGGAAGCCCCTTGAGTACCACTGTGCGAATAGCGCTGCGTTCCTCTTTTTCCCCCACATGCGCCTTTCCTTGAACCGGATTGGAATTGCCCTCTTTGGTGTTTCACCGAATGGAGATGCGAAAGCTGCGGTATCCCTGGGACTTCAGCCGGTAACAAGTATTAAGGCGCGGGTGAAGCTTGTGAAGGTTCTTCCCCCGGGATTCCGGGTAGGGTACGGGGGTACTTTCGTGACTTCCCGAAGGACAAAAGTGGCGGTCGTTGCCCTGGGTTACGCTCAGGGTCTTTTTCGGATTCTCTCCAACAACCTCGAGGTTCTCGTTTGCGGGAAACGAGCTCCCCTCATTGGGACGGTCTCTATGGACCAGGTCATGATTGATGTTTCCCATATTGATGGAGTGGAACGGGGCGATGTGGTGACTTTTGTGGGAAGAGATGGAGAGGAAGAGATACGGGTGGAAGAGGTTGCTCGCCGGGCAGGTACTATTCCCCATGAGGTTCTCTGCAACTTTGGAAAGCTGCGACATCGTCTCTTTGTTTGA
- the tsaE gene encoding tRNA (adenosine(37)-N6)-threonylcarbamoyltransferase complex ATPase subunit type 1 TsaE, with amino-acid sequence MEDLVLWHTESEEETKERGREFVVKFCAGPSLVLLGGELGAGKTVFVKGMAKALGIAESLVRSPTFSLIHEYGGTPFSLYHMDFYRLNDWSEVLDLGFDEYLEKGGIIAIEWGEKFFAFFPPPFFVVRIAVTGEKTRSLRVVKCDSRL; translated from the coding sequence ATGGAGGATCTCGTTCTCTGGCATACGGAAAGCGAGGAGGAGACGAAGGAACGGGGCAGGGAATTCGTCGTAAAATTCTGCGCAGGTCCCTCTCTTGTGCTCCTTGGAGGAGAATTGGGCGCGGGGAAAACAGTTTTCGTCAAGGGAATGGCAAAAGCTTTAGGGATTGCTGAGAGTCTGGTTCGGAGTCCGACCTTTTCTCTCATTCACGAGTACGGGGGAACTCCCTTCTCGCTCTACCATATGGACTTCTATCGCTTGAACGATTGGAGTGAGGTCCTGGACCTTGGTTTTGACGAGTACCTTGAGAAGGGAGGCATCATTGCTATTGAGTGGGGAGAAAAGTTCTTTGCTTTCTTTCCCCCTCCTTTCTTTGTGGTTCGCATCGCGGTAACTGGGGAAAAGACGCGAAGCCTCAGGGTGGTAAAGTGTGATTCTCGCCTTTGA
- the tsaB gene encoding tRNA (adenosine(37)-N6)-threonylcarbamoyltransferase complex dimerization subunit type 1 TsaB: MILAFDTSTPWLGIGLVQGEEVLFRVVQYTRTAHSLLLFRHLEFLEAHFSFRKHLEGILVGLGPGSFTGVKVGAIIAKGLAYALGVPLGGFSTLEVLASLARRFGPLGFEVTVPVIFHRRGEIFWSEFSGEKVELSSLCTGSPEDFLSRYRGRKDVFVVTPWRDLWKLFTEVGLSCLDPSRALPDPLELVVLSRERGFGSTENVFSLLPLYGSRVFERESAS; this comes from the coding sequence GTGATTCTCGCCTTTGACACAAGTACCCCGTGGCTTGGAATTGGACTGGTCCAAGGGGAAGAGGTTCTCTTTCGGGTCGTGCAGTACACGAGAACCGCCCATTCTCTCCTTCTTTTCCGCCACCTGGAGTTCCTTGAAGCGCATTTTTCCTTCCGGAAACACCTTGAAGGTATTCTTGTGGGCCTTGGACCGGGGTCATTTACCGGGGTAAAAGTAGGTGCCATCATTGCCAAGGGCCTTGCCTATGCCCTCGGAGTACCCCTCGGGGGCTTTTCGACTCTTGAGGTCCTTGCAAGCCTTGCCCGAAGGTTTGGTCCTTTGGGATTTGAAGTTACGGTACCGGTTATCTTCCACCGGAGAGGAGAAATTTTCTGGTCGGAGTTCTCGGGAGAAAAGGTGGAGCTCTCCTCACTCTGCACGGGTTCTCCTGAGGATTTTTTGAGCCGATACAGAGGGAGAAAAGACGTTTTCGTGGTAACTCCGTGGAGGGATCTCTGGAAGCTTTTTACAGAAGTCGGGCTTTCCTGCCTGGATCCCTCGCGGGCTCTCCCGGATCCCTTAGAGCTTGTGGTTCTTTCCCGGGAACGGGGTTTTGGAAGTACCGAGAATGTGTTTTCATTGCTTCCCCTTTATGGTTCCAGGGTCTTCGAACGAGAAAGTGCTTCTTAG
- the rimI gene encoding ribosomal protein S18-alanine N-acetyltransferase codes for MVPGSSNEKVLLSDGDFQIVEMRTHHLPYVVAIERRSFPQPWSYSLFLSELSNWVASYFVALLGGRVIGYIGLWILWEEGHVTTFAIHPRYRGRGFGKKLFQYALEYARACGCRHVLLEVRMSNTRAQTLYRKFGFRVVGVRARYYADGEDALVMRKDFLSEEKP; via the coding sequence ATGGTTCCAGGGTCTTCGAACGAGAAAGTGCTTCTTAGCGACGGAGATTTCCAGATTGTGGAGATGCGGACTCACCATCTACCGTACGTTGTGGCCATTGAGCGGCGGTCCTTCCCTCAGCCATGGTCGTACTCGCTCTTTCTCAGCGAGCTTTCCAACTGGGTTGCCTCGTACTTTGTGGCCCTTCTTGGAGGAAGGGTCATCGGGTACATTGGCCTTTGGATTCTCTGGGAGGAAGGACATGTCACCACCTTTGCCATCCATCCCAGGTACCGGGGTAGAGGTTTTGGGAAGAAGCTTTTCCAGTACGCTCTTGAGTATGCCCGAGCCTGTGGTTGCCGCCATGTTCTTCTTGAGGTTCGCATGAGTAACACCAGGGCTCAGACGCTTTACCGGAAGTTTGGCTTTCGGGTGGTTGGGGTTCGGGCAAGGTACTACGCTGATGGAGAGGATGCCCTCGTCATGCGGAAGGATTTCCTTTCGGAGGAAAAGCCGTGA
- the tsaD gene encoding tRNA (adenosine(37)-N6)-threonylcarbamoyltransferase complex transferase subunit TsaD: MKRFPLVLGIETSCDDTCVAVVDGHFAILSNIVSSQIAVHRAFGGVVPEVASRKHLEALPLLLHRALEEAGVTLEDIDVLAVTQGPGLLGALLVGMCLAKALSFALQKPLVGVNHLEGHIFAVRLEYPEVSPPFVALVVSGGHTELFAVSDWGKYTLLGRTRDDAAGEAYDKVARLLGLGYPGGPVIDRLSERGNGKRFAFRSGLEDEETLDFSFSGLKTAVARTFAQFTPEEQRDTSLLADLAASFQESVVRSLVKKAFRALEFTGYRTLAVGGGVAANSYLRKVMQEEGEKRGVRVLFPSRQFCTDNGAMIAACGLFHFLRGKRDTLEIDPIPQLSLGDG; encoded by the coding sequence GTGAAGCGTTTCCCTCTTGTTCTCGGTATTGAGACAAGCTGTGATGATACCTGTGTTGCGGTGGTGGACGGACACTTTGCGATTCTCTCTAACATCGTTTCAAGCCAGATTGCGGTGCATCGGGCTTTCGGAGGTGTTGTCCCTGAGGTTGCCTCTCGAAAGCACCTCGAGGCTCTCCCCCTTCTCCTTCACAGAGCCCTTGAAGAGGCAGGGGTCACCCTCGAGGACATTGATGTCCTGGCGGTGACCCAAGGTCCAGGGCTTCTTGGAGCGCTTCTTGTGGGAATGTGCCTGGCGAAGGCTCTGTCTTTTGCCCTGCAAAAGCCCCTCGTTGGGGTAAACCACCTTGAGGGGCATATCTTCGCCGTGCGTCTTGAATACCCTGAGGTTTCTCCTCCTTTTGTGGCTCTTGTGGTTTCCGGTGGGCATACGGAACTCTTTGCTGTTTCAGATTGGGGGAAGTATACCCTCCTTGGGCGCACAAGAGACGATGCTGCCGGGGAGGCGTACGATAAAGTGGCACGGCTTCTTGGCCTTGGGTACCCCGGAGGACCGGTGATCGATCGCCTGAGCGAGAGGGGCAACGGAAAACGGTTTGCCTTTCGGAGTGGTCTTGAAGACGAGGAAACCCTTGATTTCAGTTTCAGCGGCTTAAAAACCGCGGTGGCGAGAACCTTTGCCCAGTTTACCCCAGAGGAGCAAAGGGATACCTCCCTCCTTGCTGACCTTGCGGCTTCTTTCCAGGAGAGCGTGGTCCGGAGCCTTGTGAAAAAAGCATTTCGGGCTCTGGAGTTCACAGGGTATCGGACTCTGGCTGTCGGCGGAGGGGTGGCGGCGAATTCCTATCTGCGAAAGGTTATGCAGGAAGAGGGAGAAAAAAGAGGGGTTCGGGTCCTTTTCCCGTCTCGGCAGTTCTGCACGGACAATGGAGCGATGATTGCGGCTTGTGGTCTTTTCCATTTCCTCCGGGGAAAAAGGGATACCCTTGAAATTGACCCGATTCCCCAGCTCTCCCTTGGAGACGGGTAG
- the groL gene encoding chaperonin GroEL (60 kDa chaperone family; promotes refolding of misfolded polypeptides especially under stressful conditions; forms two stacked rings of heptamers to form a barrel-shaped 14mer; ends can be capped by GroES; misfolded proteins enter the barrel where they are refolded when GroES binds), protein MAENLLFGDEARRALARGMQALAHAVRVTLGPRGRNVLLERGGNLPLSTSDGVTVARDIVLSDAFENIGAKILQEVATKTNEIAGDGTTTAVVLAQKMVEEGMKAFLSFHNPVRLRSGMEKALRIALEKLREWSIPLNDERYLFEIASISARDSFLGNLVASALKRVGKDGVVTVEESKVVDTTLEVVEGIQFERGFLSPYFVTDPERNEVVLENPFILVSDYKVRSASTLLPLLERVFQTGRPLLFIVDELEGEALALLVVNKLRGVLKVAAVRAPEFGERQKEILGDIAALSGGQVVLQELGMKLEKVSLELLGQAEKVRVTKDRTIVIGGKGKKQDIEERVRQVRNRIENSDSEYEKEFLRKRLAHLTQGVAVIRLGAPTEVELRERRERIEDALLATQAALEEGIVPGGGATLLHLAEELRRSAISGEERVGLRIVCRALEEPARQIAENAGYQGSLVVGEMRRRGRNVGFDVLQGTFVDMFEAGIVDPVKVLRVALQNAVSMASLVLTTQAIVAETPEN, encoded by the coding sequence GTGGCAGAGAATTTACTCTTTGGTGACGAAGCTCGTCGCGCCCTTGCACGAGGCATGCAGGCGCTTGCCCATGCAGTGCGAGTAACCCTTGGGCCCCGAGGGAGAAATGTCCTCCTTGAGCGGGGCGGTAACCTCCCTCTGTCAACAAGTGATGGTGTAACCGTTGCTCGGGACATTGTTCTCTCCGATGCCTTCGAGAATATTGGTGCGAAAATCCTTCAGGAGGTAGCAACAAAAACGAACGAAATAGCTGGTGATGGGACCACAACAGCAGTTGTACTTGCCCAGAAAATGGTGGAGGAGGGTATGAAAGCCTTTCTCTCCTTCCATAATCCTGTGCGGCTTCGGAGTGGAATGGAGAAAGCTCTGAGGATTGCCCTTGAGAAACTGAGAGAGTGGAGTATCCCTCTCAATGATGAGCGATACCTCTTTGAGATTGCCTCTATTTCTGCTCGCGATAGTTTCCTGGGGAATCTCGTTGCTTCGGCTCTCAAGAGGGTGGGAAAGGACGGGGTTGTTACCGTTGAAGAGTCTAAGGTTGTGGACACCACTCTTGAGGTGGTCGAAGGAATACAGTTTGAGCGGGGTTTCCTGTCTCCTTACTTTGTGACCGATCCAGAGCGGAATGAGGTGGTTCTTGAGAACCCCTTTATTCTTGTTTCCGACTACAAGGTCAGGAGTGCTTCGACGCTTCTCCCCCTTCTTGAAAGGGTCTTCCAGACCGGGCGTCCCCTCCTTTTCATTGTTGACGAGCTCGAAGGAGAAGCCCTTGCCCTTCTTGTGGTGAACAAACTCCGAGGGGTTCTCAAGGTTGCAGCGGTCAGGGCTCCAGAGTTTGGCGAACGGCAAAAGGAGATCCTTGGAGATATTGCGGCGCTTTCCGGGGGACAGGTTGTCCTTCAAGAGCTCGGCATGAAGCTTGAAAAGGTTTCTCTTGAGCTTCTTGGGCAGGCGGAGAAGGTACGGGTTACGAAGGACCGAACGATTGTCATTGGTGGGAAGGGGAAAAAACAGGACATCGAGGAGAGGGTGCGGCAGGTTCGTAATCGAATTGAAAACTCCGATTCTGAGTACGAAAAGGAATTCCTGAGAAAGCGCCTTGCCCACCTTACCCAGGGTGTTGCGGTGATCCGACTGGGGGCACCTACGGAGGTAGAGCTCCGGGAGAGAAGAGAACGGATTGAGGATGCTCTCTTGGCAACACAGGCAGCTTTAGAGGAGGGTATCGTTCCGGGAGGAGGAGCAACCCTTCTCCATCTGGCGGAAGAGCTGAGAAGGAGTGCCATCTCCGGTGAGGAGCGTGTCGGGCTGCGTATTGTATGCCGGGCACTTGAAGAACCAGCGCGACAGATTGCTGAGAACGCCGGATACCAGGGGTCTCTCGTGGTGGGGGAAATGAGAAGGCGTGGAAGGAATGTCGGGTTCGACGTTCTGCAAGGTACCTTTGTGGATATGTTCGAAGCAGGAATCGTGGACCCCGTAAAGGTCCTTCGGGTTGCCTTGCAGAATGCGGTGAGCATGGCTTCGCTTGTGCTTACGACTCAGGCGATTGTTGCGGAGACTCCGGAAAACTGA
- a CDS encoding GuaB3 family IMP dehydrogenase-related protein, with protein sequence MEYFLGRNRKARMTFGFDDVSLVPGNVTLDPRDVDISTSIGPVRLSVPLLGAAMDGVVDPRMAVELGKLGALGVLNLEGIFTRYEDPYAVIEEIISQPKEQVAAVLQRVYQEPIKEKLVVRCVEEIKSHNVLAAASVTPLRAETIGKKAIQAGLDILVIQSTVTTLRYYSSSLQALDLEKFCREAPIPIVVGNCATYEVALELMRAGASGVLVGIGPGAACTTRAVLGIGVPQVTATVDVAAAREEYFKSTGRYVAVITDGGMRVGGDIAKAIASGADAVMIGSPLAAAKEAPGRGHHWGMATPDPALPRGTLVRVGIKGTLREILFGPSTVTDGTMNLIGALRVAMGSLGARNIQEMQRVEIAIAPSIWTEGKQLQREQGVGMGR encoded by the coding sequence ATGGAGTACTTTCTGGGGAGGAACCGAAAGGCGCGGATGACCTTTGGTTTTGATGATGTGTCTCTTGTTCCCGGGAATGTCACCCTGGATCCTCGAGATGTCGATATCTCCACCTCAATTGGGCCGGTAAGGCTTTCTGTTCCCCTCCTTGGGGCTGCTATGGATGGTGTGGTGGACCCCCGAATGGCGGTAGAGCTTGGGAAGCTTGGGGCGCTTGGGGTCCTGAATCTTGAGGGGATTTTTACGAGATATGAGGACCCGTATGCGGTTATTGAGGAAATCATCAGCCAGCCGAAGGAACAGGTTGCGGCGGTACTCCAGCGGGTGTACCAGGAGCCGATTAAGGAGAAACTCGTGGTACGATGCGTTGAGGAAATCAAGTCCCACAACGTTCTTGCCGCTGCTTCCGTTACTCCTCTTCGAGCCGAAACCATTGGCAAGAAGGCCATCCAGGCTGGACTTGACATCCTTGTGATTCAGTCCACGGTCACCACGCTCAGGTACTACTCCTCTTCGCTCCAGGCTTTGGATCTTGAAAAGTTCTGTCGCGAGGCCCCGATACCCATTGTGGTGGGGAACTGCGCAACCTATGAAGTGGCCCTTGAGCTCATGCGGGCTGGCGCAAGTGGAGTGCTCGTTGGTATCGGTCCAGGAGCGGCCTGCACGACTCGGGCAGTACTCGGTATTGGAGTTCCTCAGGTCACAGCTACTGTGGACGTTGCGGCTGCGCGGGAAGAGTACTTTAAGAGCACCGGACGATACGTTGCCGTCATCACCGATGGAGGCATGCGTGTTGGAGGGGATATTGCCAAGGCCATCGCCAGTGGAGCCGATGCGGTCATGATTGGCTCTCCTTTGGCGGCAGCAAAGGAAGCTCCCGGGCGAGGACATCACTGGGGTATGGCCACGCCCGATCCTGCTCTCCCCAGGGGGACTCTTGTCAGAGTTGGCATTAAGGGAACCCTCAGAGAGATTCTCTTTGGTCCAAGTACGGTCACCGATGGCACCATGAACCTCATCGGAGCTCTCCGGGTTGCCATGGGGTCGCTTGGGGCTCGAAACATTCAGGAGATGCAGAGGGTTGAGATCGCGATTGCGCCAAGCATCTGGACTGAGGGGAAGCAACTCCAGAGAGAACAAGGCGTGGGAATGGGGCGATAG